DNA sequence from the Vicia villosa cultivar HV-30 ecotype Madison, WI linkage group LG3, Vvil1.0, whole genome shotgun sequence genome:
ccaattgaccagcaagcaactgggggagaagctgagcatacggcatgggaaccggatctatacgcctgtcagggtatttttgcctctgtggacctctctgaccttgaggcctaggattctgttggcgaCTCTGAGGAGCAGCAGCTGGTTGTTGCGGCACGAAAGGCTGTTGAGGTGCCATCCAAGGTTGCgggagagcagcagcatatgcctgagggacatatggaccaggaacagcataaggcatcggataataaggaggtggagcAGCAGAATATGCGGGAGCTCGGCCTTGatcaacagaagcggtgctagtctcaccttccctcttcttcacaaacccagaatacggcttcttaccattaccacttgaggtgCTAGGACTAGTAACACCCTGAATGGTACccgctttgacacagttctcaactctCTCACCAATGAtaaccacatccgaaaaggagggagaagtattactaaccatgtgctgaagatacggccctttcagagttcccataaatagatcaatcaactcgcggtccaagagaggaggttggacaggggaagcaagttcacgccacctctgggcgtattctttaaaagactcctcggatttctgtgacatattttgcagctgtgcgcggctaggagccatagcagtattgtagtggtattgtttcaagaaggcatcaacaagttctccccaagtactaacattagacctctcgagcttcatataccactctaatggggctccagtgagactatcctggaagaaatgcataagcagaggttcgttctcagcgtgagcggccatcttacggcagtaagaacgaatgtgagtctctgggcaggtaactcccttgtacttatcaaaatctggcactttgaacttcgggggaataacaatcccaggtaccaagcacatagcagcagtgtcgaaactcgaagttttagcaacctcaacggccttaaggcgttcttcgagagcttggtacatcttagcagtctcagtcaactcagcagtaagatcatgttcaaggtcaataacctcgtggtggtcatccactaccttTGGTATCCCCTCAGCAGGAATCtccttagttttcacccctccatcagcagaattggtaggagtatctttgatcagctcagcaacgctctttctgagctcttcttgtccttggacaacgacatgaagagtctccataagttgggtcattctttcccccataacatccatatccctacggagggcagcttgactctgttcaaattgatccatgattctctcgttgctcctggtgcggtaaggatgtaagaaagtcagcttcgtcgtcggaaaagaaatctgttattggaagggaccccaattagaatctgataaaacctgaaaatgcagtatgatatgagtgcatgggtgcatgtgtgcatgttttattatttccaagactttttagctttgtctcaaaccaacaacacaagaTAACGGAGAAGACAGTGAAGCATAACCAAGATAAGCACAACCAAGATAAGCAACCAGGATAAGGAAACATAATCGATTAATTCCACAACCACGTttttgaagtacaaaatattctgctcccACGAGCCAACAAATACATAAAATGGAAATAGgaaccccatccaacaagacTGGTGGTGATTCTATAACAAAAACCAATACTAAgcaggatctcccatgtccaaatgacgaagtgggctatctccaatgttcttatagctccaagccttcatttcttcaaacagCTTTTTGGTCTCAGCATGGGTTGGTCTTTTAACAACTTCTTGAATCAATAGGTCCTTTCTGAAATGCATGGTCTCCAAGTAACGGCTTCTCAATTCCCAACCTCTGGCCTCCTCTTGAGCTTGAGTATCACTTTGCCCCTTTTCCTCTACTCGACCCTTCAACTTGCGAATCTCTTCATAACACCCCTCAATCCTTGCTTGACGTTCCATAAGGAGCTTGTCTGCTTTCTTTCGACGGGCTTTCTCTGATTTGGCTATATCAGTTTGGATTTGGAGCCTCTTTGTCAATTCCGCCAACTGATCCTCATAATGCTCTTTGATCTCCCTCTCTTGAGATTTAGCAGATTTAGAGTCTATGGTCACCCTTGACCTTTTCTGAGAAGTACTTCCTCTAGCATacaattcttcaagctctatttctctcattttcaacttatgaagggcagaaagcttctcttgcctatcagtattcatcttaacttgcatcgtctccatttgttcagtcaatttccGATTCTGCTCCACAGTCTGATTATAACAAGGCATGGAGACAATGTTGGGTTGTACACCAGCAGGAGGATACAAAGGATCTTTTGGAGGGAAGGGCATCCCTTGGGTGTTGGCCACAACTTCAACCCACTCAGTATAGTCTTTATAAGTCGCACAGTCTCTTTGACTAAAATGCTTCTTATCTCTCCAGCAAATACTCTTCCAGGCTTGCGCAGCTTCTGCCATTTGCCCAACATTGGTGGCTGAATGATAGTAAATATTCTCAGCAATCTCTGCTTGTTCAGGAGGACTAATGAAAGCGTATCCATATGTTCTTCTAGCCAGGATAGGATTATAGTTGATCCCACCTCTGATGCCCATGAGAGGCACATTCTTGAatttcccacaactcataacaacttccatatggtccaAGGATCGGTTGTACCAGACAATGTCCTTAGCTCTAAGCCCCATAATTCTATCAGCCCATCTGGATGTGTACCTACTATCAACAAAAGCTCCACGTTCCGGCAAATGTGATCTGAACCAACGGTATAGCAGCGGAGCACAGAATCTAACCAAACCTCCTTTCTGCTCATTACGATGATGAACGGAATGATAAACATCCCCCAGAAGCGTAGGAATGGGGTTCTGCAGAATGAATATGTGGATggcattcatatcaacaaagtcAGGTACATTTGCGAACATCACAATACCATAGATACTTAGAGCCAGAATAGCTCTAAAAGTGTCCCATTCTTTGGCTTCAGCAGCATCACAACCTCTTTTAACCAGGAACTCCATACGAAAACCATGACAACCTCCTTTCTTGGTGAGACTTGCCTCCACGactgacttgctcaaataaagagccttagcaatTTCAATGGAATCAGGGGCCTTCATGGCGCTATAATAAGGTACCTCTTTCCCAACAGGAATGCCAAGGAATGACGAATACTCTTCCAAGGTAGGA
Encoded proteins:
- the LOC131656171 gene encoding uncharacterized protein LOC131656171, coding for MAPPLKTGKRNYSYSFVNPNLKSVECLAKKITPDESTNFREKYGYILSLLKMPFTKDEQEGVHTLLQFYHPSLRCFAFTDYLLAPTLEEYSSFLGIPVGKEVPYYSAMKAPDSIEIAKALYLSKSVVEASLTKKGGCHGFRMEFLVKRGCDAAEAKEWDTFRAILALSIYGIVMFANVPDFVDMNAIHIFILQNPIPTLLGDVYHSVHHRNEQKGGLVRFCAPLLYRWFRSHLPERGAFVDSRYTSRWADRIMGLRAKDIVWYNRSLDHMEVVMSCGKFKNVPLMGIRGGINYNPILARRTYGYAFISPPEQAEIAENIYYHSATNVGQMAEAAQAWKSICWRDKKHFSQRDCATYKDYTEWVEVVANTQGMPFPPKDPLYPPADCGAESEID